A single window of Bacteroidota bacterium DNA harbors:
- a CDS encoding acyl-CoA dehydrogenase family protein, with protein sequence METTGKKTIKGGEFLIHQTDADSIFIPEQWNEEQLMIAQTCEDFLDQEVFPNLDRIDSMEEGLMPSLLDKAGALGLLGISVPEEYGGFGKDFTTSMLATEVTGAGHSFAVALSAHTGIGTLPILYYGNSEQKSKYIPKLASGEWKACYCLTEPGAGSDANSGKTRATLTADGKHYVLNGQKMWITNGGFADVFTVFAKIDDDKNLSAFIVEKSFGGISLNPEEHKMGIKGSSTRQVFFNDCKVPVENLLSDRENGFKIAVNILNIGRMKLAGAALGASKKVSTLSVQYANERQQFGRPIAKYGAIRRKIAEQAIKIYACESALYRASHNTEEAINDLMEKGMEKERAILKGVEQFAIEAAILKVVGSEVLDYVVDEGVQIYGGMGYSAEAPMDRAYRDARINRIFEGTNEINRLLTVDMMLKRAMKGELDLMGPAQKVAGELLAIPDFGKEDMTLFGTEKKAVENFKKAVLMVAGASVQKLMAELSKEQEILMNIADMLIDTYLAESILLRVEKLTSLRGEEACVNQLDMMRVFISDASDRINAAGKEAINSFAEGDEQRMMLMGLKRFTKSAPFNTKESRRRVAAKLISENKYCF encoded by the coding sequence ATGGAAACTACAGGTAAAAAAACAATAAAAGGGGGAGAGTTTTTGATCCACCAAACTGATGCTGATTCAATATTTATTCCAGAACAATGGAATGAAGAACAATTAATGATAGCTCAAACCTGCGAGGACTTTCTTGACCAGGAAGTATTTCCTAATCTTGACAGGATTGATAGCATGGAGGAAGGATTGATGCCTTCTCTTTTAGATAAAGCAGGTGCTCTTGGTTTGCTTGGAATTTCTGTTCCTGAGGAATATGGTGGTTTTGGAAAAGATTTTACCACCTCTATGCTTGCTACAGAAGTTACCGGAGCTGGACATTCCTTTGCTGTTGCTCTTTCAGCACATACAGGGATTGGAACATTGCCTATTCTTTATTATGGAAATTCTGAACAAAAATCAAAATATATTCCAAAACTAGCTTCAGGAGAATGGAAGGCTTGTTATTGTTTAACAGAACCCGGTGCTGGCTCCGATGCCAATTCAGGAAAAACAAGAGCTACATTAACAGCGGATGGAAAACATTATGTTTTAAACGGCCAGAAAATGTGGATAACTAACGGAGGTTTTGCCGATGTTTTCACTGTTTTTGCCAAAATTGATGACGATAAGAATTTAAGTGCATTTATAGTAGAAAAAAGCTTTGGTGGTATTTCTTTAAATCCCGAAGAACACAAAATGGGTATTAAGGGAAGTTCTACCAGGCAGGTGTTTTTTAATGATTGCAAAGTGCCTGTAGAAAACCTATTATCTGATAGGGAAAACGGGTTTAAAATAGCTGTAAACATATTAAACATTGGAAGAATGAAACTTGCAGGTGCAGCACTTGGAGCATCTAAAAAGGTAAGTACTTTATCCGTTCAATATGCTAATGAAAGACAACAGTTTGGGAGACCCATTGCAAAGTATGGAGCAATAAGAAGAAAAATTGCAGAACAAGCAATCAAAATCTATGCTTGTGAGTCTGCTTTATATAGGGCAAGTCACAATACGGAAGAGGCCATAAATGATTTGATGGAAAAGGGAATGGAAAAAGAAAGAGCCATACTTAAAGGTGTAGAGCAGTTTGCCATTGAAGCAGCTATATTAAAAGTTGTAGGTTCCGAAGTATTGGATTATGTAGTTGATGAGGGCGTACAAATATATGGTGGCATGGGCTACTCTGCAGAAGCACCAATGGACAGAGCGTATCGTGATGCCCGAATAAACAGAATATTCGAAGGCACCAATGAAATAAACAGGTTGCTTACAGTTGACATGATGCTAAAAAGAGCCATGAAAGGCGAACTGGATTTGATGGGACCTGCTCAAAAAGTTGCAGGCGAACTCCTTGCAATACCTGATTTCGGAAAAGAAGACATGACATTGTTTGGTACCGAGAAAAAAGCAGTGGAGAATTTCAAAAAAGCTGTTTTAATGGTTGCTGGCGCATCTGTTCAAAAACTTATGGCGGAATTGTCAAAAGAGCAGGAAATACTCATGAATATTGCTGATATGTTAATAGACACCTACCTGGCGGAGAGTATATTGCTTAGGGTTGAAAAGCTCACCTCACTGCGAGGGGAAGAGGCTTGCGTAAATCAACTTGATATGATGCGGGTATTTATAAGTGATGCTTCGGATAGGATTAACGCTGCAGGAAAAGAAGCCATAAATTCTTTTGCGGAAGGAGACGAACAGCGCATGATGCTTATGGGACTCAAAAGGTTCACAAAATCTGCTCCATTTAATACAAAAGAGTCAAGAAGAAGGGTTGCAGCAAAATTAATTTCAGAAAATAAATATTGTTTTTAA
- a CDS encoding acetyl-CoA C-acyltransferase, producing the protein MEAYIVAGYRSAVGKAPRGVFRSTRPDDLAVKVIRHLMDQLPQLEKERIDDLIVGNATPEAEQGLNVGRMISLMSLDTNKVPGMTVNRYCSSGLETIAIASAKIRSGMADCIIAGGVETMSPIPFGGWRIVPNPAIAKNHPEWYWGMGLTAEAVADDFKISRQDQDEFSYNSHMKALKAIGEGRFKDEIVPVKVIENYLDENEKKQTREYTVDTDEGPRAGTSVEALNSLKPVFSATGSVTAGNSSQTSDGAAFVMVMSEKMVNELGLKPIARLVSYAVAGVDPRIMGIGPIAAIPQALKRANLKQSDIDLIELNEAFASQSLAIIRDLNLNPDLVNVNGGAIALGHPLGCTGTKLSVQIFNELRKRQKKYGLVSMCVGTGQGAAGVFELLN; encoded by the coding sequence ATGGAAGCATATATAGTAGCAGGTTATCGTTCAGCAGTAGGAAAAGCCCCCAGGGGAGTTTTCCGTTCAACAAGACCTGATGATCTTGCAGTAAAAGTAATAAGGCATCTTATGGACCAACTTCCACAGTTGGAAAAAGAAAGAATAGATGATTTAATTGTAGGAAATGCCACGCCAGAGGCTGAGCAAGGTCTTAATGTAGGAAGAATGATTTCTTTAATGAGCCTTGATACCAACAAGGTTCCGGGAATGACTGTGAATCGGTATTGTTCCTCCGGGTTGGAAACAATTGCAATTGCATCTGCAAAAATCCGCTCTGGAATGGCGGATTGTATTATTGCAGGAGGAGTTGAAACGATGTCACCTATCCCTTTTGGCGGTTGGAGGATTGTGCCAAACCCGGCCATTGCCAAAAACCATCCTGAGTGGTATTGGGGAATGGGACTTACAGCAGAAGCCGTTGCTGATGATTTTAAAATTTCACGACAGGATCAGGACGAATTCTCCTATAATTCCCATATGAAAGCGTTAAAAGCAATTGGAGAAGGAAGGTTTAAGGATGAAATTGTACCGGTAAAAGTTATTGAAAATTACCTGGATGAAAACGAAAAAAAACAAACAAGAGAATATACAGTTGACACAGATGAAGGGCCTAGGGCTGGAACTTCAGTTGAGGCATTAAACAGTTTGAAACCTGTTTTTTCTGCCACTGGAAGTGTAACTGCTGGTAATTCCTCCCAAACTTCAGATGGAGCAGCATTTGTAATGGTTATGTCTGAAAAAATGGTAAATGAATTGGGTTTAAAACCAATTGCCCGACTTGTTTCCTATGCAGTTGCAGGCGTTGACCCCAGGATAATGGGAATTGGACCAATTGCAGCAATTCCACAGGCCTTAAAAAGAGCTAATCTAAAGCAAAGTGATATCGACCTAATAGAACTTAATGAAGCCTTTGCCTCTCAGTCTCTTGCAATTATCAGAGATTTGAATTTAAACCCTGATTTAGTAAATGTGAACGGTGGAGCAATTGCACTTGGCCATCCACTAGGTTGTACGGGTACAAAACTATCCGTTCAAATATTCAATGAATTACGAAAAAGACAAAAAAAATATGGCCTTGTTTCCATGTGTGTTGGAACTGGACAAGGTGCTGCTGGGGTTTTCGAACTTCTAAACTAA